DNA sequence from the Sediminibacillus dalangtanensis genome:
GAGGTTGTTCGCAACCGTGCTGGAGAAATAGAGGATGATATGACGGTTTTAGTGACAAAGGTCGATATCAATAAGCCAAAGTGGGCGGCATTTCCTGCTTACCGGCAGCATGCGTGAAAGGTTTTGTTCTTTTTCACAGGTATAATTTCCTCCGAAACGTCGAAAATGGTGATAATGAACGCAATGAATCCGATCCACATCAGAACTAAACATATACTAGTAGAATGGATATTCGAGGAGGAGTAGTCTATGAAAAAAGGAACGTTAAAGCAAATCTTGCTGATCACTGATGGTTGTTCCAACAAAGGAGAGAATCCATCGGCTGTGGCGGCATTGGCTTACGAGCAGGGTATCACGGTGAATGTGATCGGCGTACTGGAAGACAATCAGACAGAAAACGACGGAGGGCTGCAAGAAGTGGAGGAAATCGCGCTGTCCGGTGGGGGTGTCAGCCAAATCGTCTACCAACAAGTATTGTCAAAAACAGTACAGGCCGTTACCAAACAAGCCATGACACAGACACTTCAGGGAGTGGTTAATCAGGAGCTGAAACAAATACTCGGACCCAATCAAAGTCTGGAAGATTTACCGCCGGAACAAAGGGGAGAAGTAATGGAGGTTGTCGAGGATCTTGGCGAGACATGTGATCTGGAAGTGCTTGTCCTAGTGGATACGAGTGCAAGCATGACGGACAAGCTTCCGACGGTTCAGGAAGCGTTATTCGATTTATCAGTCAGCCTGAATGCAAGGATTGGCAGGAATCGATTCTCGATTTATGCTTTTCCTGGCAAAAAAGCTGCGATAAACAAAGTTTTGGACTGGTCACCGCGTCTTGATTCTATTTCCTCTGTTTTCCCTAAGCTTACTAGTGGTGGAATCACACCGACAGGACCTGCTTTGAAAGAGGCAATGTATCAGTTTGGCAAGAAGAGCTTGCTAAGGAGCTTTAGAAATGAAAATCGATCCGACATCGAAGAAGCGTGAGCATCATCTTCTTCCAGGAACGATTATTTCTGGAAAGTGGCATAAAAACCAGTACAAAATTGTTAAAAAGCTGGGAAACGGAGCGGTAGGAACCGTTTATCTTTGCGATCATCAAGGAATTCGGGCTGCATTAAAAATAAGTTCCAGTGGTTCTTCCATCACTACTGAAGTGAATGTTTTGAAAACCTTAAAAAAGGTCCAGGGAAACGGCAGCCTTGGGCCTTCTTTGTTGGATGTCGATGATTGGCTCCATCCTTCCGGTACCAGATACTCTTTTTATGTAATGGAATATGTAAATGGCCAGGGGCTAAGCAGCTTTATTCGTTCGAATGGAGATGAATGGCTGGGCACTTTCATGATTCAGCTGTTAGGAGATTTAGAACAATTGCACCGGTCAGGGTGGGTGTTCGGCGACTTAAAGACGGAGAACCTGCTGGTTGCATCTTCTCCGCCGAGAGTCAGGTGGATCGATGTGGGCGGAACAACACAAGTCGGTAGATCAATCAAGGAATATACCGAGTTTTATGATCGAGGTTATTGGAATATGGGCAGCCGAAAGGCAGAACCTTCTTATGATTTATTTGCTTTGGCCATGGTGATGCTGCACGTTTATCACCCGGGGAGATTTGATAAAGGGAGTCATCCCGAAAAAACATTAATGAATAAACTAGGCTCAACCAGGCAATTGAAAAAATTTCAGATTCCTCTTAAAAAAGCGCTTAAAGGTTCTTATACCTCCAGCAGCCAAATGAAACAAGAGATTGCCTCCCTGCTTATGTACCGGCCGCAAACTGCCTCAAAACAGACAAGGACAGCTGCCAGAAAAGCGACAACAGGCAATCGGGATCGTTCCCTGTTAGAAAGCATCAGTATTTTAATAGCTGCTGGTTTGTTTTACTTTTTTCATATTTTGTTAATCTAACCCTACCGCTACTTTTGCAGTAGAAAAACGGAAGTGATAGGATTAAAGTGGTTTGGGTGAACAAAAGCGGAAGCGACCGGTTAACGGTAGAGAAATTAAAGGTTAGCCGGTAATGGAGTGGGGAATATGAAAACCAAAGTTAAAGACTTTATTAAAAGAGAGAAGCTGCTTCACGGCGGGGCTACTGTGCTGATAGGTGTTTCAGGCGGCCCGGATTCTCTTGCGTTGCTTCACATTTTAGCTTCAATGGAAGAGGAATGGAACCTTCGGCTGATCGCATTGACTGTTGATCACGGATTAAGAGGTGATGAATCAAAACAGGATGTCGAGTATGTAAGAAGGATATGTAGTTTGTGGAATATCGAAATCGTTGAAACCTTTTTGGATGTGCCGGCGTATAAGAGACAGGAAGGTACAGGCACCCAGCTTTCCGCGAGAAATCTGCGGTATCAGTTTTTTGCTGAACAGATGGAAAAGTTCGGGGCTGCATATCTTGCATTAGGCCATCATGCCGACGACCAGGCAGAATCTGTTCTGATGGGTTTAACCCGGGGGGCAACTATTTCGGCGTTGCAGGGGATTCCATGTAAAAGACCTTTCGCCGGCGGAATGATCATACGTCCGTTCATGAGCTCATCCAGGGAGGAAATCGAGGACTATTGCAAGAAGCATGGGATTGTACCGAGAAGGGATCCTTCCAATGAAGAGGACAATTATACAAGGAATTATTTTCGATTACACGTCCTCCCGCTTCTTAAGGCAAAAAATCCAAACTTCTTACACACTATTCGCAGGTTGAGTGATGCTGCAAGGAGCGATGAAACTTATTTGACGGAGCAGGCCGAAAAACTGGTTCTTGCCCATGTAGAGTTTACTGACGACAATAAGCGGGCGGCATTTCAGATAGAAAGCTTTGCCAAGTTCCCCATTGCTTTACAAAGACGGGCCTTTCATCTAATATTGAATTATCTATATGATTCGACTTCACCTGACCTTTCATATGCCCATGAGGATCGATTCTTCAGCCTGATTTCAAGCAGTAGAGCAAACGCGTCGGTAGATTTGCCATTAGGATTGAAGATCATCAAGGAATACCACTCGATCACGTTTTCTTTTGCGGCCGAGTTCGGCGGCAGCTATTACATAGTTTTGCAAGGCCCTGGCAGTGTCGAACTGCCTGATGGATCCATCCTGTCTGCTTCGGTTGTCTGTGAACCCCTGGAAGATTCCCGCTTTGCTATTACATATGATTTAGCCGGAATAAACTGGCCGTTGTCCATCCGTTCTCGAAAACCTGGTGATAAAATGAGGGTTAAAGGAATGAAAGGGACAAAAAAGATCAAAGATATCTTTATTGATGAGAAAATACCGATTGGTTTAAGAGAGGGTTGGCCGATAGTCGAAGATGGAAAAGGCAACATTTTATGGCTGGCCGGACTAAGAAAGGCGGTTTTTCATTCCGGTGGTCATGATGGCAAATTTCTACGCTTGCATTACGACAAGAACAGTAACATCTAGGAGGATCAGGAATGAATAACGATATCGAAAAAGTTCTAATTTCTGAAGAAGAAATCAAACAAAAATGCCAGGAATTAGGGGAACGTTTAACAAAAGAATATGAAGGGAAATTTCCATTGGCAGTCGGTGTTTTAAAGGGCGCAATGCCGTTTATGTCAGATATACTCCGGGCAATGGACACGCACTTGGAGATGGATTTTATGGACGTTTCCAGTTACGGTGGGGAAACCAGGTCATCCGGAGAAGTAAAAATCGTCAAGGATTTAGATACAAAGGTAGAGGGAAGAGATTTACTGATCATAGAGGATATCATCGACAGTGGTTTGACGCTCAGCTACCTGGTTGATTTGTTCAAATACCGGAAAGCCAACTCCATTAAAATTGTTACACTGTTGGACAAACCCGAAGGCAGGAAGGTCGATATCAAGGCCGATGTTGTCGGGTTCCATGTGCCGAATGAATTTGTGGTAGGCTATGGTTTGGACTACAAGGAAAGGTATCGCAATCTTCCTTATGTAGGAGTATTGAAGCCGAAGATTTACGGCGGTGAATAATCTTGTTTGATTGACAGGTATGACTGTCGAAATATTGACATATCTTAAAAGGGTAATTAGTTGTATTGGTCCTTTTTCATATGGTACTATTTACTATAGTTTTCTCGCTTGGGAGGAGGTAGGCAATGAACCGAATTTTTCGTAATGTCATTTTTTATTTCCTGATATTCCTGGTGGTAATCGGAATTGTCGGAGTATTTAATGGACAAAACAATCAAGAAACAGAATATAATGTAAACGAGTTTATGCAGGCATTGAATAATGGTGAAATTTCAGATATGACCATGCAGCCATCTAATGGTGTTTATCGGATAACTGGAGAATTAACTGGCGAAGAAAACGAAACATTCATCACGAATGTTCCGGATAACCCTGACATCGTTGCCAGCATTACCGATACAGCGACCGACCAGGGCATACTGATTGTTGAAGAAGAGGAACAACCAAGCGGATGGGTAACATTTCTTACCACGATGATTCCGTTTGTTATTATATTTATCTTATTCTTCTTCCTGTTAAACCAGGCGCAGGGCGGCGGCAGCCGAGTGATGAACTTCGGGAAAAGCAAAGCCAAGCTGTATAGCGAAGAGAAGAAGAAGGTCAGATTTAAAGATGTAGCCGGTGCTGATGAAGAGAAGCAGGAACTGGTAGAGGTCGTGGACTTCTTAAAAGATCCCCGCAAGTTTGCCAATATCGGGGCAAGAATTCCGAAAGGGGTTCTATTAGTCGGCCCTCCAGGTACAGGTAAAACCTTGCTTGCACAGGCTGTTGCCGGAGAAGCTGGTGTACCTTTCTTTTCCATCAGTGGTTCCGACTTTGTGGAAATGTTCGTAGGTGTCGGTGCTTCCCGTGTTCGTGATTTGTTTGAGAACGCTAAAAAGAATGCACCGTGTATTATTTTTATTGATGAAATAGATGCAGTCGGCAGACAGCGTGGAGCTGGAGTCGGCGGCGGTCATGATGAACGTGAACAAACATTGAACCAACTTCTTGTCGAGATGGATGGTTTCGGTGAAAACGAAGGCATCATCATAATCGCTGCTACAAACCGACCGGACATTCTTGATCCAGCTCTATTGCGTCCGGGGCGTTTTGACCGGCAAATCACTGTCGACCGACCGGATCTTAAAGGGAGAGAAGAAGTCCTTAAGGTTCATGCCAGAAACAAACCGTTGGATGATTCCGTTGACCTTAAAACGATTGCCATGCGGACACCTGGATTTTCCGGTGCCGATTTAGAAAATCTGCTCAACGAGGCTGCGCTTGTGGCTGCGAGAAGTGACAAACAGAAAATTGATATGCTTTCCGTAGATGAAGCGATTGACCGTGTTATTGCAGGACCTGCCAAGAAGAGCAGAGTCATTTCCGAGAAGGAACGAAACATTGTTGCCTACCATGAGAGTGGTCATACGATTATCGGAATGGTCCTCGATGACGCCGACATGGTCCATAAAGTAACAATCGTGCCACGCGGCCAGGCTGGTGGATATGCAGTCATGCTGCCGAGAGAAGATCGTTACTTCATGACCAAACCGGAATTGTTGGACAAAATCACCGGACTGCTTGGTGGCCGGGTTTCGGAAGAAATTATCTTCGGCGAGGTCAGTACCGGAGCGCATAACGACTTCCAACGTGCTACTAGTATAGCCCGTAAGATGGTTACCGAATATGGCATGAGCGATAAAATCGGCCCACTGCAATTCGGCAGCTCGGGCGGACAGGTATTCCTGGGAAGAGATATGCAGAACGAACCAACTTACAGTGATGCAATCGCTTATGAAATCGACCAGGAAGTACAGAATTTCATCAACCAGTGCTATGCACGGGCAAAAGAGATTCTAACCGAAAACAAATCCAAGCTTGAATTGGTAGCTAAAACCTTGCTGGAAGTGGAAACACTTGATGCGAGCGAGATAAAATCGTTGTTTGAGGATGGGAAAATGCCTGATAAAGTAGTTTCCGAGCAAGATGGAAATGCACAAGACCAGGGAGAGAATTCCGACACGAAGGATATGAAAGTGAATATCCAAACAAAATCAGAAGAAGAAGCTTCTCATGATGATGCAGAAGACAATGCTTCTGACCAAAACAAAAATAACGATTAATAGTCACGCCCTCTTTAAAGTCAGACAAAGAGGGCGTTTTTCTATACAAAATGTAAAAGGCTCGTTTGATTCCTGACAAAAATCAAATGATGTGAATATGGCTGCAAAATCGATTATAGTAAGTAAGATGCGTGAGAATCCCAGGAGAAGTTTGCTGAATCCTGATTTTTGTTTTAAATGTGGGGAATACAAATAACGTATTGCTTTTAGGATAATGAAGCTTACTTATCAACGGTGTAATAAATAAAACAGACAGGCATATTTTCAGGTACACTTTCGTCCAGTTGTCTGGTGAATGAGTACGAGGCCGAGTTCCGTCTGCGAAATGGAGTCAGTGGTGACTGGCTATTTCAATACGATCAATTAATCGAACGCAAATAATTTATGCTTTAAAGGAGAATGATGCAACATGGGTGACTATTTAATCAAAGCAACAGCTTTTAACGGGACAGTGAGGGCATATGCTATTCAATCCACAGAAACGGTTGAAGAGGCAAGAAGGCGTCATGACACATGGGCAACAGCTTCAGCGGCGTTGGGAAGAACCATTACCGTTACCTCGATGATGGGAGCGATGATGAAAGGAAATGACAAACTGACAGTCAAA
Encoded proteins:
- a CDS encoding VWA domain-containing protein, whose protein sequence is MKKGTLKQILLITDGCSNKGENPSAVAALAYEQGITVNVIGVLEDNQTENDGGLQEVEEIALSGGGVSQIVYQQVLSKTVQAVTKQAMTQTLQGVVNQELKQILGPNQSLEDLPPEQRGEVMEVVEDLGETCDLEVLVLVDTSASMTDKLPTVQEALFDLSVSLNARIGRNRFSIYAFPGKKAAINKVLDWSPRLDSISSVFPKLTSGGITPTGPALKEAMYQFGKKSLLRSFRNENRSDIEEA
- a CDS encoding protein kinase domain-containing protein, translating into MKIDPTSKKREHHLLPGTIISGKWHKNQYKIVKKLGNGAVGTVYLCDHQGIRAALKISSSGSSITTEVNVLKTLKKVQGNGSLGPSLLDVDDWLHPSGTRYSFYVMEYVNGQGLSSFIRSNGDEWLGTFMIQLLGDLEQLHRSGWVFGDLKTENLLVASSPPRVRWIDVGGTTQVGRSIKEYTEFYDRGYWNMGSRKAEPSYDLFALAMVMLHVYHPGRFDKGSHPEKTLMNKLGSTRQLKKFQIPLKKALKGSYTSSSQMKQEIASLLMYRPQTASKQTRTAARKATTGNRDRSLLESISILIAAGLFYFFHILLI
- the tilS gene encoding tRNA lysidine(34) synthetase TilS, coding for MKTKVKDFIKREKLLHGGATVLIGVSGGPDSLALLHILASMEEEWNLRLIALTVDHGLRGDESKQDVEYVRRICSLWNIEIVETFLDVPAYKRQEGTGTQLSARNLRYQFFAEQMEKFGAAYLALGHHADDQAESVLMGLTRGATISALQGIPCKRPFAGGMIIRPFMSSSREEIEDYCKKHGIVPRRDPSNEEDNYTRNYFRLHVLPLLKAKNPNFLHTIRRLSDAARSDETYLTEQAEKLVLAHVEFTDDNKRAAFQIESFAKFPIALQRRAFHLILNYLYDSTSPDLSYAHEDRFFSLISSSRANASVDLPLGLKIIKEYHSITFSFAAEFGGSYYIVLQGPGSVELPDGSILSASVVCEPLEDSRFAITYDLAGINWPLSIRSRKPGDKMRVKGMKGTKKIKDIFIDEKIPIGLREGWPIVEDGKGNILWLAGLRKAVFHSGGHDGKFLRLHYDKNSNI
- the hpt gene encoding hypoxanthine phosphoribosyltransferase codes for the protein MNNDIEKVLISEEEIKQKCQELGERLTKEYEGKFPLAVGVLKGAMPFMSDILRAMDTHLEMDFMDVSSYGGETRSSGEVKIVKDLDTKVEGRDLLIIEDIIDSGLTLSYLVDLFKYRKANSIKIVTLLDKPEGRKVDIKADVVGFHVPNEFVVGYGLDYKERYRNLPYVGVLKPKIYGGE
- the ftsH gene encoding ATP-dependent zinc metalloprotease FtsH, which produces MNRIFRNVIFYFLIFLVVIGIVGVFNGQNNQETEYNVNEFMQALNNGEISDMTMQPSNGVYRITGELTGEENETFITNVPDNPDIVASITDTATDQGILIVEEEEQPSGWVTFLTTMIPFVIIFILFFFLLNQAQGGGSRVMNFGKSKAKLYSEEKKKVRFKDVAGADEEKQELVEVVDFLKDPRKFANIGARIPKGVLLVGPPGTGKTLLAQAVAGEAGVPFFSISGSDFVEMFVGVGASRVRDLFENAKKNAPCIIFIDEIDAVGRQRGAGVGGGHDEREQTLNQLLVEMDGFGENEGIIIIAATNRPDILDPALLRPGRFDRQITVDRPDLKGREEVLKVHARNKPLDDSVDLKTIAMRTPGFSGADLENLLNEAALVAARSDKQKIDMLSVDEAIDRVIAGPAKKSRVISEKERNIVAYHESGHTIIGMVLDDADMVHKVTIVPRGQAGGYAVMLPREDRYFMTKPELLDKITGLLGGRVSEEIIFGEVSTGAHNDFQRATSIARKMVTEYGMSDKIGPLQFGSSGGQVFLGRDMQNEPTYSDAIAYEIDQEVQNFINQCYARAKEILTENKSKLELVAKTLLEVETLDASEIKSLFEDGKMPDKVVSEQDGNAQDQGENSDTKDMKVNIQTKSEEEASHDDAEDNASDQNKNND